GAATCATTTCATGTAAGAAAATTACGGAGTGTTGAATGAATGCGGAAGAGTCAGACTCATTAGGACAAGGGAGAGCAGGTTACCATGCAATGAAGAAAATTTTGCTTTTCTGGCAGTTCTCAGCAGTAGTGAAATCAAAATCGAAGACAGCGTAGCGACACTCATCCTTTGGCAGAGCTGCGGTGAAATCTTCATAGGTTTCAGCAGGGGTGCCAAGTTTGTCAACCACCACCTGCTGGTCATGAATCTTGAAAATGATGAACCTGTAATTCCTTTTCGCTTTTAGCTCCAAGAATTTCAGCTTACATTCATCATCCACTGCCATTCCAGACGCCGCGTTCGcctattccaatttttttttattccccACATTTATATATGAAAATCAAACGATCAGTCCTAACAAGTTgcaataacatataaaatatttgttcATTTCTGTTTATTTGTACTCGTGGTTTTGCTTAAAAATAtacatcataaataaataaaagggagtATGGACACATATATCCTAATACTAACTTCAAG
This window of the Gossypium hirsutum isolate 1008001.06 chromosome A09, Gossypium_hirsutum_v2.1, whole genome shotgun sequence genome carries:
- the LOC107890215 gene encoding actin-depolymerizing factor 7; this translates as MANAASGMAVDDECKLKFLELKAKRNYRFIIFKIHDQQVVVDKLGTPAETYEDFTAALPKDECRYAVFDFDFTTAENCQKSKIFFIAWAPDSSRVRSKMVYASSKDRFKRELDGIQVELQATDPSEMSFDIIKARAI